GCGGGGAGGTTGACAATCCGATGTTCAACCAGGTCTCCAGTGTCTACCTCACTCCGTTTGAACTCGAGGAAACAACTTCGCTCCTTCGCGATCTCGGGCGCCCGATGCTCCTGGACTGGCAGCCGGACGCTATCGCCGAGGTACAACGCCTAACTGGCGGCTTCCCTTACTTCGTTCGCGACCTGGCATCCGCGGTTCGTAAGAGCGTTCGGGCAGAGGTGATTGAAGATTCCGCTGACGCTGTCAAAATCAACGCTGACCATGTGAGCGTGAGCGCGCCGGAATGGGCCATGGTCGCGGGCGAGGCTTGGAACGGGATAGTTTCGGCGCTCGGAATCCACTACCCATCGGCGGCATCCCTGCTCGATTCATCGATAACTGAGGCCGAGCTGAATGAGTGGATTGCGGGCGACGCAGAGGCGGAGCAAGCCGCTGAAGATCTAGTTGCGTTGAAGCTACTGCAGCGCGATGCAAAGGGCATTCTCTACAGCCCAACACTCGCTGCACTCCAATCGCTGTCGCGTCCGTCGATGAGATCTGCAGACCCAGTCGGAGGTGTGGACCGCGCGTCGACTGTGGACGAGCTCGTACGCCAAGGTGAATCTCATCACCTCGAGTTCAAGGAAACCAGTCGGATCAACCTACGGTCGGGAGCGAAAGACACCGCAATCGAGTCAGCAGTGGTGAAAACCGTCGCTGCGTTCCTCAATTCCGATGGCGGTGAGCTGTTGATCGGCGTCGCGGATGATGGATCCGCGAAGGGCCTCGACCCCGATCTTGTCTTGTTCAAAGACAGTGTGGATCGATTCGAGCGCTGGATCCGTGGGGACCTGCTCGCTAAGCGCATCGACCAGCACTTGGTCACGGATCATGTGGCGACAGAGTTCGTAAGATTCCGAGGGAAGCTCATTCTCAAGGTCTCTGTGAGCCGGGGCGCGACGCCCGCTTGGGTGGACGACAAGACACTCTATCGCCGCCAAGGCAATCAGACGATCGAGCTTGTCAGCGGTAGGGATGTGCAGCAGTTCCTGGCGCAACGTTCGTAGGCGATCCGGGTGTCTTCGTAGTGCCGCCTCGCAGCCTCACCGGCGCTGTTTGTGACCCGAGTACCCCGAAGAACCAACCGCGGTGCTCGACCCAGGCCGTACGGATTAATGGAACGAGGTTCGATCTACCGGAGGACCTCCAGCTCGACTGTCACAAGCGTCTAGTGGACGACAAGGGGCACGCAAGAAGGACTGCTACAGGCAGTTACGGACGCGTGCGGTCGGGCGAACCGGCGCCAACGATGACAACGCGGTGCACAACTCCTGCCTGCGGTGCGTTCATCCATCCGGTACAAGACAGAGGTATCAGCTTGCGCGAAGCCGCAGCGTTTCAGACGTTTCCCGCTACATACACGTGGTTGGGCAGTTACGGCTCGGTAGAGCGTCAGATAGGCAACGCAGTTCCTGTTTGGATGGCTGAATCCCTCGGCCGGTCTGTTCTGGATCTCCTGAACGGCAACATTCGGCCTCAGTCACCGGCGATCGACGCGCGCCTAGCGTCGTGAACACTTCTCGCTCCTGAGCCCTGATGAGTTGCTGCTGTCGGCGCGTCGAACAGCGCCGATAGTCCGGATAGGTGGTCTTATCGTCGGTCAATAGCCCCACAAGGAGAAGTGGGATGTGGCTGAGCAAAGGCCAGGGCGTTCGCACTGCTGTCCGAGTTCCTGGTGCGACCCGCCGATTGGACTGTGACGATCTCGAGCGCTGGTCGGGCTGGGCGTCCAGAGCGCTTCGGTGCGTGAACGGCAACCAGCTGATGCGTTGTTCACGTGGCGCTTGTTGATTGAGCGCCCGCAACTAGAGTGAGTCCGGGACCCGCTCGGCGCCAGGCGCGAAGCTTCGCGGCCCTGAGGAGAACAATGGATAAGTATCGGAATCCGCTCACTCCGGTCGAAGTACAACGAGCTCTTGCCATGATCGACAAGGCACATCAGCTCGAAGGACAGCAACTGGACGAGGAGACGCTGGATCGCGTACGACGGATACTCGCCCAAGAGATAAGCCCAGAGGAGGCGCGCGTCGAACTCGAAGAGGCGCTTGAGGCGATCGTCGAAAGCGAGAGGACCGAGGGCGGCGGCTAGCCGCCGAACGAGTCGTCCATGAGAGCTTGCACGGCGTCCCGTACTTGCCTGAATCGACCCTCTCGGATTGCCGTGACCGCCGTGTCCTCGTTGAGCCACGGGTTGGCACCGACGAACCAAAGCCGCGCGACGTCATCGCCCTCGATTGCCGACACTCTTCGCCAGGTCTCCTGTGCACACTCAAGACGCAGGCTCGCTTCCCCGTCGGGCTCGGGACCTTCTTGTCGCGCCCACCCGATCGCGGCTCGTGTGTCCTTCGAGCCGGCCAGCGTAGACACGAGGGTAGGGCCGAGAACATCGTTTAGGTGCCGGGCGATTTGTACGGTGCGAGAGGCGGTGATGAGAATAGTCCTTCCCCGAGAGCTTGATGTCAATGATCGTGGCGTGGCAGCTGCAGATCAACCCCGACCTTGCTCTCAGTAAAATCAACGAGCACGCCGATGAAAGCCCTTCACGTAAGCCTTCCAGGCACGCCTCGAACGAAAGCCTTTCACATAAGCCTTCCAGGCACGCCTCGAACGAAAGCCTTTCACGTAAGCCTTCCAGGCACGCCTCAAACGAAAGCCTTTCACATAAGCCTTCCAGGCACGCCTCAAACGAAAGCCTTTCACGTAAGCCTTCCAGGCACGCCTAACTTACGAGAGTCTTTCTCGTAAGTTAGGCACGAAAGCCCTTCTTAAAGGCCTGGAACGAAGGCCTTTCTTAGAGCCTCGCAGTCCACGACCCGCCCGCATGCCCCAGGCGAAGCCGCTCGCAGATGAAAGCCTTTCATGCTCCTACAACCCGCGTCGCCCCACCTGGCTGGCATGAGAGTCGTTGCTAGAGCCGGGTGGCGCTTGGCCGTGCCCGGCCCGACTCGCGACGGGAACTTCCATCGCATGGAACGAAAGCCTTTCAGTCGCTCCAGCGAAGACTGCCTCCTGGCGGGCGTGTTCAGGGAATCGCAGGACCTAACGGGAGTCGCCGTCGGAGTCGACACGCGATAGTCCGGATAACTGAAGTTATCGGGGCCTATGAGGCAAGACCTTGAAGTGAGACGAGGGCCGAGCCATCGAGGGCACAGAAGCCGTCTCTTGGAGTGATGACGCGGGGCGGCGCCGTCGCGGCGCAGGGCCTTTCCAGGGCGGAGGACGCCGCTCTATAGACCGATTATTCGTGCCTTCATCGCCGTCGCCTGTTCCGCCGTGATTGCGCCTGAACGTTCTAGGGCCACAATGCGCTCAATCTGACTGGTGAGGTCGGCATCGTCGCTCAGCGATGGCGTCACCGGGGGCGACGAAGAGATCTGCGACGAGCGAGCGTCTCGCTCCATCCCGTCCGCGATCGCATTGATCCGCTGAGCGATCGATCGAGCAGATCCAACGCTCTGGACCGGGATGCTCATTGAGAAAGTCCAATCGCGCGAGCCGACGTGGAACTCGGCTTGTCGAGTGTCCGTCTTCTCCTTCTTCCCGAACGCCAACGCGGGAAGGAGGGCGGTGCCCGGGAGCACCGACCCGATGAGACCTGCTGTCATCGATGGGCGCGACGTGACCTGGACCTGCCCGTCGAGGAACACCTGCGCCTGCGTGAACGCGTCGATCGGGCGCGCCTCCGCACCCCGATGAACGCGGTCATCGAACACCGTCAGATTCGGGGAGAAGTTCGCGGAGACGACGATCCCGACCACTGTGGGGACGTGTGCTCCCAGCGATCGGCGCAGTTTGTCGAGCTCACTAGTCGCCAACTCGACGCCACCCTTGATCTTCTGGGCTTTGGACCACACCAATAGCGCATGCGACATCGCGACTTCTGCGGAGTGATCGCCGCTCTTAATGACTGTTCCGATCGCTTCTACCTTGCGAGACAGTGCCCTTCGGAATACGTCCTCTACGGCTGCCGTCTTTTCGGCGCGCGTCACTTTGCCTGTCGAGAGGGTCCGGCCGGTGGCTGTCTCGAACTCCCGCGCGAGGCGTTCTACAACGAGGGGGGATTGGGCAGTCAACTTGGAGGGCACACCGATTAGCATCGCTTTGCGACCCTCGCGGATGCGGATTCCGGTGGTCATGACTTCGAGCGTCGAGATGTCATCCCACGGCACAACCCGCGGCTTATCGCCGACGAGCCCGCGGCCAAGCCATGTGGTCCCCTCGAGGTGTATACCCTCGGGTCGAATATCGATGATTACGCCGGATGCGGCGAACGGGAAGAGTTCGGCCTCTGGTTGAGGTTGCGGTTCTACGAGCGCCTCCATCGACTGCGTAGTTGCCGTTGCCGTTGTTGTCGTCGTCGTCGGCTGGTGGATGGGACCTGTGTCGATTTTGTCTGGAGATGCGACCTGTCGGTGCTGATCAAGCCACTGCGTGCCGTCCCAGTACGTTTCCCACGCTGGCCCATTCGCATACCAGCCCGCTGCAGCTCCACCCACGATGCTCCCCTTCGAGACCGCCCCAGTGACGGCATCCCACAGCGAGAACTTACTACTTCAGCGGTCGCCTGCGCTCAAGATGGCCACCCGGATTGTCGTGTGAAAGAGGGTCGTCGACCGATCTGGAACAGCAGACAGATAGAGACCCAGTGGCGCGAGGTTGCGGATGGACGGCAGATGGGCACTGTCCAACTCGCCGCTGATGGTGTTCCCGTCGCGGTGGCCTGCCGGTTCCTGAACGTCTCGACGTCCGGCTACTACGAGTGGGCATCTCGTCCACCATCGCCACGAGCGATCGCGGACGAGGCGCTCACGTTGACGATCCGAAAGGTTCACCGTGACTCCCGAGGCACCTATGGTGCTCCGCGGGTGCTGGCCGAACTGCGGCTCGGGCTCGGCGTTCACGTCGGCAAGAAACGAGTCGCCCGGCTCATGCGCCTCGACGGCCTCACCGGCGTCTCCCACCGTCGCAAACGCCGCGGGTGGAAGCCGGACACTGCGACGCACGAGGACCTCGTGAAGCGACAGTTCCGCGCGTCCGAGCCGAACAGGCTCTGGTTCTGTGACATCACGCAGCATCGCGCGAAAGACGGGTGGGTCTACTGCGCCGCCGTCATCGACGCGTTCTCACGTCGTATCGTCGGCTGGTCGATCTCAGACCGGATCACCGCCGAGATCGTCGTCGACGCGCTCGAGATGGCCCGCTGGCGACGCCGCCCCGAGCCTGGAACCGTGGTCCATGCGGATCGAGGAGCGCAATACACCTCCTGGCTCTTCGGCCACCGGCTCAGGCAAGCCGGCCTGCTCGGCTCGATGGGCCGCGTCGCCTCCAGCGTCGATAACGCGCTCATCGAGTCGTTCTGGTCGAGCATGCAACGCGAACTTCTCGACCGATCGAGCTGGACCTCGAAAACGGAACTGTCGTCAGCGATGTTCGAGTGGATCGAGGGCTTCTACAACCCGACCCGTCGGCACACCGCTCTCGGCAACCTCAGCCCCGTGGAGTTCGAGAGACTTCACATCCCCGCCGCAACCGCGGCATGATCAACACAAAGAAACCGTCCGGGAAACCGGGTCAGGCTCCGGATGGTTGCGCAGGCGCCGGACGTTACGCGTCGTAGGCTCGTCGAAAGCGATCTTCCGCCCGACTACGCGCGCGAGCCTCGAACATCCCGCATGAACTGGATCGCCCGAGAGAGCTGCATGCCGCCGTTGCGGGCCCGCCTGCGCGCATCCGACGGGTGACGCTCAGGCCACGATGTCCGGGTTCGACGCGATGAGCGCGGCCTGCTCGGTCCATGACAGGCCGACGATGCTGAGCACGACTCGGGCGATGACCGACGGGTTGCTTCCTGTTAGGCGAGTCTGGCGCAATGTGGCGCGGGCTGTCTCTTCGATCAGGATGGCGAGGACTTCGGGCGAAACGTCTCGTCGGAAAGCCCCCGCTGCTATGCCGGCATCGGTGAGTTCGCGGACACGTCGTCGAAGAGGCGCGAGTGAACGGACTGTCTCCGAGACATGGGCTTCGCTGAGGGCGATGTTGGCGGCGGCGCGTACTGCGGAGGCTTCGCGCCAGAGACCTGCGGCGAGGCGGGCCAGAGCGACGCGCGGGTCGATGTCGTCGATGATCTCGGCGATTGTATTGAACCGCTCAGCGCCGAGCGCGATGACCTCTCTCAGCAGAGTCTCACGGTCGGCGAAGTGGCCGTAGAGGGCACGTCGTGACAGGCCAGCTGCTTGCGCGATGGTGTCGAGGGAGGCCTGGGGATTCTCGGCGAGCACGATCTGCGCTGCGTGGAGGAGTGCTTTGTGGTTGGTTGTGGCGTCACTTCTGCGCTCGCGTGCAGGAACCGAGTCCGGCCAGGCCATGGACTCTCGTGTAGACATGATCACCTCTCGCGGACGCTCACATGAGCTTGGTGGATTCAAGCGCTTCCGACAGGCCCCGGTTGTATGCGATCAGGGGCCGCCGCAGCACCAGGCCGAGCAGCAGGGCCGGGACGATGAAGAGGGCGAGCAGGAGGAGAGAGATCCAGTAGTCCCCTGCGTAGACGCCGGCAATCGCCGATCGCATGGCCTGAATCGCGTAGGTCGCCGGCAGGAATGGACTGATGTTCTGGAACCAGTCGGGCAGCAGCTGGAGGGGGTACGCGCCGCCGGAGCCGGAGATCTGGATGACGAGTAGGAGCACGGACAGTGCCTTTCCGGCGTTGCCGAACGCGACGACCGCGGTGTAGACGATGAGGGTGAAGACGAGGGAGATGATCCATCCGGCGAGGATCATGAGCAGTGGGTGCGCGGGCTCGATCCGGACGAACAGGATGAGCCCGAGGGTGAGGAGTGTGCTCTGGGCCAGGCCGACGAGGCCGAAGATGCCGTACCGTCCGAGGTACTTCTGGGTCGGGGCAAGTTCGGGGGTGCCGGGAAGCGTGTTGCTGTTGACGTCGACACGGATCGTGACCGTCATCAGCAACGCTCCGACCCAGAGCGCGAGAATTGTGTAGAGCGGTGCCATGGCCGCGCCGAATCCGGCGACCGGGAACACTGCGGTGCGGTCGACCCGGACGGGTTCGGCCAGTGAGGTGGCGAGGACGCCGGGGTCGCCTCCGATGATGTCGCGGAGTTCGCTGAGATCACCCGTGTCGGCTGCGGTTCCGAGCGCCTGATCGAGTTCGTCGAATCGGTCGGCCAGTTCGCGCAGTGAGGTGGACATCCCGTTTGCGACGGTCTTGCCCCGGTCGATGACGGCGAGCACGGAGTCCGATGATCCGGACAAGCTCGAGGACAGCCGGGTCAGGTCGCTGCGCACGACGGAGATGTCGGAGTCGAGCCGCGAGAGCGTCGAAGACAGAAGGTCCAGTTGCGGCTTCAGTCCGTCGGTGTATGCGCTCTGTGCGTTCTGCACGGCAGTCTTCGCTTCGGCGATCGTGGCGAGGATCTCCTGGTGGGAGTCCTGAGCGGAGGCGTTGTCGTCCTGGATGTCCTGTGCCGCTTGGACGAGGCTGTCATGCACGGCCTGCTGCCGGGCGATCGCGTCGTCGAGGGCGGCGATGACGGTGTCCAGGGTGCCTTCCGCGGCCTCGGGCAGCGTGGGCCGGACCTGGGTGTCGAGGGTGTCGCGGATGGTGTGGTATCGGTCGATCTGGTCTTGCACTCGTGCCGCGAGGTCAGTGAGCACCGTCACGCGGTCGCCGTTGAGGGCGTCGATGTCCGCGTAGAGGTCGTCGATGCGATCACCGACCGCGTTGTAGCTGTCGGTCGTCGCGGACAGCGCGTCGGAGACTCCTTGGGTGGCGGTGCGCAGAGCGGAGGCGAGGGACTCGACCGCGTCGCTTCCGCTGCCGACTGCGTCGGAGGCGTCGCTGAACGCGCTTCCTGCCGTGTCGACGAGTCGGGACGCGCTGTTCACCACGGGGATGCTGGAGTCGAAGAGGGCGGAGAACATGTCGGCGGTCTGCGCACTCGACCGCAGCTGCGTCGACAGGCTGGCCGCGCGGGCTTGGAGCCGGGTCAGTGCGGCCTGGGTGTCGTCGTCGGTGAGGTAGTCGGACAGGGAGGAGAGCAGGCTGAGCGCGATCTCGCTGAGGGTCTGGGTGAACGTCTCGGTGATCTGCGCGGACACACCATCGGCACCCTGTCCGGTGATCTTGGGAGCGAGGGCGTTCTTCTTCTCATTGGTGTAGAGCGCGATGTCGGTGTGCTCTGCGTCGTCGACGTAGAACGTCATCATGTCGGTGCTGAAGGATGGCGGAAGCACGATCGCTGCGTAGTACGCTCCCGACTTCGTGCCGTCGATCGCGTCGTCTTCGGTCGTGATGACCCAGTCCAGATCGTCGTTGGCGCGCAGCGCGGACAGGACCTGTTCGCCGACGTTGATCCGGACCGGAATCAGGTCGCTTTCGTAGCCGGTGTCGGTGCTGGCGACGGCGACCTTCAGGTTGCTGGTGTTCGCGAACGGATCCCAGCTGGCGATCACGTTGAACCAGGTGAACAGCGACGGGATCACGACGAGACCGAAGACGACGATGCACGCCATCAGGTTCCGTGTCGCGTGACGTACGTCGCGTCCCACCAGTCGCAGGATGACCCTCACGGCTGCTCCCCCTTCTCCGCAGGGCCGTCATCCTCTTGCTGCGCTACGCCCTCGTTCTCATCCGATTCCGCGGGCTCATCGTGGGGCGCCGCGTCTGTGGTCGTCGGCTCGGGCACGCCAGCGTCCGCGTGGGCGGAGTCGTGAGCCTCGACCGAGTCGTCGGCTGCGGGCTCGTCCCGGAACCACTTCGCCACGACATCATCCGTGTCGTCAGGGGCGTACTCATCCGCGTCACCGGTGGCAGCGACGTCCGCGGACGGGCTCCACTCGAGGGGATCACCGGAGCTCAGATCCTCCGCGAGCAGGTGCTGCGCGCCGGGAACGGACTCGTGTGCCGTGCGCGCCTCTGAGGAGGCGACGGTGGCGTGCGCCTGCGCACCACCGGCGAAGACCGCCTGGCGCAGCTCGGCGTCATCGAGCTCAGCGATCTCTCCCGCTCGCGCGAAGCTCCATCTGGCGTACTCGATGGCGACGAGGAACCCGATGACCAGAAGGCACCAGAGGGTTCCTATGCCCAGCAGGAGCGCTTTGGCGTCGGCGAACGTGAGAGCGGCGACGGCGAGCAGCGCCAGCCCCGCCAGTCCGACGATCAGGGACGCTCGCAGCAGCACAGGGTAACGGTGTGTGAACGGGCGGGCCCGGCGGGTGAGCTCGTCCCGGTAGGCGCTGCGGTTCGAGAGTGCGTGGATGATCTCGCTCAGCCGGTAGCCGCTGCCGGCGACCTGGACGTTCTCGCCGATCAGCAGGTCGGTTGCGGCGACCTCGCGGTTGAACAGGATGTGGAAGCTGGCGAGTCTGCGCCGCAGGACCAGCCCGACGAGGAACGCGAGGGCGACGAAGACGGCGAGTGCTCCAAGGAACCGCCAGTAGTGGCCACCGTAGAACCCTGCGATCGTCTCCCGCATTGCGTCGATGCCGTAGGAGAACGGCAGCAGCGGATAGATCGCGCGGAAGAAGTCGGGCATCAGCTCGATCGGGTACAACCCTGATGCGCCTGGGATCTGCATGATCACCAGCAGGATGCACAGACCTCTCCCCACATGCCCGAACGCGACGCAGAGCGCGTAGATGATGCTCACGTACGCCAAGGCGATCAGCACAGCGGTCCCCACGAAGGCGACGGCGCTCACGGTCTGGACACCGATGATGAGGTTCCCGATCGAGACCACCAGCGCCTGCCCGACAGCGAGCAGCGCGAACAGGCCGAAGCGTCCCAGGTAGGCCTCGCGGACCGTGACGCCCTCAACACCTTCTGTGTCGACCTCGATCTTGAAGATCACCATCAGCACGAATGCACCGATCCACAGCGACAGGTTCGTGAACAGTGCCGCCATCGCGGACCCGTAGGAGGACACCGGGAACATCGTCTGCTCCTCGACGACGACGGGCGAGGCGATGAAGCGGGCGATGTCGTCCGCGTCCAGTTCGGTGATCGTGCCGAGCGCACCCCACTCCGCTGCGGCGGCGACCGCTTCGATATCGGTGCGCGCGGCCTGCAGGTTCGACTCGACGCCGGCGATGTCGGCGTCGAAGCTGTCGAGCGCCGTCGAGGTGGATGCCAACTGCGTATCCGCGCTGCGCAGCAGGCCGCCGACTTGGGTGAGTACTTGCCGCTGTGAGGCGACCGCCGCCGAGAACTCTCCCGCGCTGGAGGACAGGCGGGCCATCGCGCTGTTCAGCGCCGGAAGGTTCTGGGTGAGCACCGTCCGCAGATCGGATGCCGCAGTCTGGGTGCCCTGGACCGCCTCGTCGACGGCATCTGCAGCCGCCTGCAGCCCCTGGATGGTGTCGCCGGTGCTGGCGCTCAGTTGCGACAGATCCGCGAGGAGCTGCTGAT
This genomic stretch from Microbacterium sp. Nx66 harbors:
- a CDS encoding DNA cytosine methyltransferase; the encoded protein is MDDKGHARRTATGSYGRVRSGEPAPTMTTRCTTPACGAFIHPVQDRGISLREAAAFQTFPATYTWLGSYGSVERQIGNAVPVWMAESLGRSVLDLLNGNIRPQSPAIDARLAS
- a CDS encoding YhgE/Pip domain-containing protein, with the translated sequence MRVILRLVGRDVRHATRNLMACIVVFGLVVIPSLFTWFNVIASWDPFANTSNLKVAVASTDTGYESDLIPVRINVGEQVLSALRANDDLDWVITTEDDAIDGTKSGAYYAAIVLPPSFSTDMMTFYVDDAEHTDIALYTNEKKNALAPKITGQGADGVSAQITETFTQTLSEIALSLLSSLSDYLTDDDTQAALTRLQARAASLSTQLRSSAQTADMFSALFDSSIPVVNSASRLVDTAGSAFSDASDAVGSGSDAVESLASALRTATQGVSDALSATTDSYNAVGDRIDDLYADIDALNGDRVTVLTDLAARVQDQIDRYHTIRDTLDTQVRPTLPEAAEGTLDTVIAALDDAIARQQAVHDSLVQAAQDIQDDNASAQDSHQEILATIAEAKTAVQNAQSAYTDGLKPQLDLLSSTLSRLDSDISVVRSDLTRLSSSLSGSSDSVLAVIDRGKTVANGMSTSLRELADRFDELDQALGTAADTGDLSELRDIIGGDPGVLATSLAEPVRVDRTAVFPVAGFGAAMAPLYTILALWVGALLMTVTIRVDVNSNTLPGTPELAPTQKYLGRYGIFGLVGLAQSTLLTLGLILFVRIEPAHPLLMILAGWIISLVFTLIVYTAVVAFGNAGKALSVLLLVIQISGSGGAYPLQLLPDWFQNISPFLPATYAIQAMRSAIAGVYAGDYWISLLLLALFIVPALLLGLVLRRPLIAYNRGLSEALESTKLM
- a CDS encoding DUF2510 domain-containing protein, which produces MGGAAAGWYANGPAWETYWDGTQWLDQHRQVASPDKIDTGPIHQPTTTTTTATATTQSMEALVEPQPQPEAELFPFAASGVIIDIRPEGIHLEGTTWLGRGLVGDKPRVVPWDDISTLEVMTTGIRIREGRKAMLIGVPSKLTAQSPLVVERLAREFETATGRTLSTGKVTRAEKTAAVEDVFRRALSRKVEAIGTVIKSGDHSAEVAMSHALLVWSKAQKIKGGVELATSELDKLRRSLGAHVPTVVGIVVSANFSPNLTVFDDRVHRGAEARPIDAFTQAQVFLDGQVQVTSRPSMTAGLIGSVLPGTALLPALAFGKKEKTDTRQAEFHVGSRDWTFSMSIPVQSVGSARSIAQRINAIADGMERDARSSQISSSPPVTPSLSDDADLTSQIERIVALERSGAITAEQATAMKARIIGL
- a CDS encoding YhgE/Pip domain-containing protein, encoding MLITPALYAWFNINAFWDPYANTESIRVAVANLDEGASSELTGALNVGDQVSAQLEENDQLGWVFMGEEEAAEAVRRGDVYAAIVIPADFSEDLLSITSGEFTQPALQYYVNEKASAIAPKITDVGASQLGRQITAAFTEQVALAATDAVRDAGDDVESRLLTAKDDALNTFDSTSQSLASTRSSITDLQDGIAGSRATLSAAQDTLTDVDSTLADVQQATAEAQSTIADAQEQVIGFTDAATAAYLTGTTLLADASASANSSITQVTGALTAAGLRVDAAIDNVETVLKANEAAIAQVQALMNDFDLDPETQQRLSGVIEALQERNAADQQLLADLSQLSASTGDTIQGLQAAADAVDEAVQGTQTAASDLRTVLTQNLPALNSAMARLSSSAGEFSAAVASQRQVLTQVGGLLRSADTQLASTSTALDSFDADIAGVESNLQAARTDIEAVAAAAEWGALGTITELDADDIARFIASPVVVEEQTMFPVSSYGSAMAALFTNLSLWIGAFVLMVIFKIEVDTEGVEGVTVREAYLGRFGLFALLAVGQALVVSIGNLIIGVQTVSAVAFVGTAVLIALAYVSIIYALCVAFGHVGRGLCILLVIMQIPGASGLYPIELMPDFFRAIYPLLPFSYGIDAMRETIAGFYGGHYWRFLGALAVFVALAFLVGLVLRRRLASFHILFNREVAATDLLIGENVQVAGSGYRLSEIIHALSNRSAYRDELTRRARPFTHRYPVLLRASLIVGLAGLALLAVAALTFADAKALLLGIGTLWCLLVIGFLVAIEYARWSFARAGEIAELDDAELRQAVFAGGAQAHATVASSEARTAHESVPGAQHLLAEDLSSGDPLEWSPSADVAATGDADEYAPDDTDDVVAKWFRDEPAADDSVEAHDSAHADAGVPEPTTTDAAPHDEPAESDENEGVAQQEDDGPAEKGEQP
- a CDS encoding TetR/AcrR family transcriptional regulator, with protein sequence MAWPDSVPARERRSDATTNHKALLHAAQIVLAENPQASLDTIAQAAGLSRRALYGHFADRETLLREVIALGAERFNTIAEIIDDIDPRVALARLAAGLWREASAVRAAANIALSEAHVSETVRSLAPLRRRVRELTDAGIAAGAFRRDVSPEVLAILIEETARATLRQTRLTGSNPSVIARVVLSIVGLSWTEQAALIASNPDIVA
- a CDS encoding IS3 family transposase is translated as MGTVQLAADGVPVAVACRFLNVSTSGYYEWASRPPSPRAIADEALTLTIRKVHRDSRGTYGAPRVLAELRLGLGVHVGKKRVARLMRLDGLTGVSHRRKRRGWKPDTATHEDLVKRQFRASEPNRLWFCDITQHRAKDGWVYCAAVIDAFSRRIVGWSISDRITAEIVVDALEMARWRRRPEPGTVVHADRGAQYTSWLFGHRLRQAGLLGSMGRVASSVDNALIESFWSSMQRELLDRSSWTSKTELSSAMFEWIEGFYNPTRRHTALGNLSPVEFERLHIPAATAA